In one window of Streptomyces sp. NBC_01224 DNA:
- a CDS encoding glucarate dehydratase family protein, whose product MNTELLIDEVRLTPILIADPPLLNTQGVHQPYTPRLIVEVVTRGGVTGIGETYGDGKYLELAQPLATALVGRPVSDLNGLFALADEVCGDSRAADERVDAGGLRGVQTADKLRLSVVSGFEVACLDALGNSLGLPVHALLGGKVRDSVEYSAYLFYRWAAHPEGGEQDDWGAAVDPAGVVAQARRFAREHGFSSFKLKGGVFEPDQEIAAIRALAEEFPGQPLRLDPNGAWSVETSLYVAEQLKDVLEYLEDPASGTDLMAAVAAGTDVPLATNMCVTTLAEVPEAFARGAVQVVLCDHHYWGGLHRTRELAGICRTFGVGLSMHSNTHLGISLAAMTHVAATVPNLDYACDSHYPWQTEDVITTRHVFRDGRLTVSDAPGLGVELDRERLAVLHRRWLDDDGTMRERDDAAAMRKAEPGWQTPSIPRW is encoded by the coding sequence ATGAATACTGAGCTGCTGATCGACGAAGTCCGGCTGACCCCGATCCTGATAGCGGACCCGCCCCTGCTCAACACCCAGGGCGTCCACCAGCCGTACACCCCGCGGCTCATCGTGGAAGTCGTCACACGCGGCGGTGTGACCGGTATCGGGGAGACGTACGGGGACGGCAAGTACCTCGAACTCGCCCAGCCGCTCGCCACCGCCCTCGTCGGACGCCCTGTCAGCGATCTGAACGGCCTGTTCGCACTGGCCGACGAGGTGTGCGGTGATTCACGCGCGGCCGACGAGCGTGTCGACGCCGGTGGGCTGCGCGGCGTCCAGACCGCCGACAAGCTCCGGCTCTCCGTCGTCTCCGGCTTCGAGGTCGCCTGCCTGGACGCGCTCGGCAACTCCCTCGGCCTCCCCGTGCACGCTCTGCTCGGCGGCAAGGTCCGCGACAGCGTGGAGTACAGCGCCTACCTCTTCTACCGCTGGGCCGCCCACCCCGAGGGCGGCGAACAGGACGACTGGGGCGCCGCCGTCGACCCGGCCGGAGTCGTCGCCCAGGCCCGGCGCTTCGCCCGCGAGCACGGCTTCTCCTCCTTCAAGCTCAAGGGCGGCGTCTTCGAACCCGACCAGGAGATCGCCGCGATCCGTGCCCTGGCCGAGGAGTTCCCCGGGCAGCCGCTGCGGCTGGACCCGAACGGCGCCTGGTCCGTCGAGACCTCGCTGTACGTCGCCGAGCAGCTGAAGGACGTACTCGAATATCTGGAGGACCCGGCGAGCGGCACGGACCTGATGGCCGCCGTCGCCGCAGGAACCGACGTACCGCTCGCCACCAACATGTGCGTCACGACCCTCGCCGAGGTCCCGGAGGCCTTCGCCCGCGGCGCCGTCCAGGTCGTGCTCTGCGACCACCACTACTGGGGCGGCCTGCACCGCACCCGTGAGCTGGCCGGGATCTGCCGTACCTTCGGCGTCGGACTCTCCATGCACTCCAACACCCACCTCGGCATCAGCCTCGCCGCGATGACCCACGTCGCGGCCACCGTCCCCAACCTCGACTACGCCTGCGACAGCCACTACCCCTGGCAGACCGAGGACGTCATCACCACCCGCCATGTCTTCCGGGACGGCCGGCTCACCGTCTCCGACGCACCCGGGCTCGGCGTCGAACTCGACCGTGAACGCCTGGCCGTGCTGCACCGGCGCTGGCTCGACGACGACGGCACGATGCGCGAGCGCGACGACGCGGCAGCGATGCGCAAGGCCGAGCCCGGATGGCAGACCCCCTCGATCCCGCGCTGGTGA
- a CDS encoding DUF202 domain-containing protein, producing the protein MTADGRDPGLQPERTRLAWRRTTLSCTVVALLAVKQALHSGASPAGIVAVALSALAWLGFLLVAHRRVLGMGTARPQPLSARGALTAGACTVALAVFAAAMLF; encoded by the coding sequence GTGACGGCCGACGGACGCGACCCCGGACTGCAGCCCGAGCGGACCAGGCTGGCGTGGCGGCGTACGACCCTGTCCTGCACGGTGGTGGCGCTGCTGGCGGTCAAGCAGGCGCTGCACAGCGGGGCGAGCCCGGCCGGGATCGTCGCCGTGGCGCTGAGCGCGCTGGCCTGGCTGGGTTTCCTGCTCGTGGCGCACCGGCGGGTGCTCGGGATGGGGACCGCGCGGCCGCAGCCGCTCTCGGCGCGCGGTGCGCTGACCGCGGGGGCGTGCACGGTCGCGCTCGCGGTGTTCGCCGCGGCCATGCTGTTCTGA
- a CDS encoding YidH family protein: protein MIEFVQSLRLWFAPQRIREEGDTPDYRFSLANERTFLAWIRTALALIGGGFAVDQFLPELVWGIRAGLALALLAAGVLCALRAINHWVRCERAMRRGEDLPVSRFPTLLGLAVAVVAVAMVVVVLFGWEGR, encoded by the coding sequence GTGATCGAATTCGTACAGAGCCTGCGGCTGTGGTTCGCGCCACAGCGAATCCGCGAAGAGGGCGACACCCCCGACTACCGGTTCTCGCTCGCCAACGAGCGCACCTTCCTCGCCTGGATCCGGACGGCTCTCGCGCTGATCGGCGGTGGTTTCGCGGTCGACCAGTTCCTCCCTGAGCTGGTGTGGGGCATCCGCGCGGGACTGGCGCTCGCGCTGCTCGCGGCCGGTGTGCTGTGTGCGCTTCGAGCGATCAATCACTGGGTGCGGTGCGAGCGGGCGATGCGGCGCGGCGAGGACCTGCCGGTCTCCCGGTTCCCGACGCTGCTCGGTCTCGCGGTCGCCGTCGTCGCCGTGGCGATGGTGGTGGTGGTCCTCTTCGGCTGGGAGGGCCGGTGA
- a CDS encoding NUDIX hydrolase has translation MTPSDEILDIVDENDVVVGQAPRGEATARGLRHRCVFIEARDAGGRLFVHRRTPTKLVFPSHYDMFVGGVVGAGESYDEAALREAEEELGVFGLPRPEPLFKFLYESAEHSWWSHIYQVRCELPVNPQVEEVAWHTFLTDAELEQRLGDWEWVPDGLEAYRRLRAFRAGGAAS, from the coding sequence ATGACTCCTTCTGACGAGATCCTGGACATCGTCGACGAGAACGACGTGGTCGTGGGGCAGGCCCCGCGCGGTGAGGCGACCGCGCGGGGCCTGCGCCATCGCTGCGTCTTCATCGAGGCCAGGGATGCCGGGGGCCGGCTCTTCGTGCACCGCAGGACTCCGACCAAACTGGTCTTCCCGTCCCACTACGACATGTTCGTCGGCGGGGTGGTCGGGGCGGGCGAGTCGTACGACGAGGCGGCGCTGCGGGAGGCCGAGGAGGAGTTGGGGGTCTTTGGGCTCCCCCGCCCCGAGCCGCTGTTCAAGTTCCTCTACGAGAGCGCGGAGCACTCCTGGTGGAGCCACATCTACCAGGTCCGGTGCGAGCTGCCGGTGAATCCGCAGGTGGAGGAGGTCGCCTGGCACACCTTCCTCACCGATGCGGAGCTGGAGCAGCGGCTCGGCGACTGGGAGTGGGTGCCGGACGGCCTGGAGGCGTACCGCCGGCTGCGCGCCTTCCGGGCGGGCGGGGCAGCCTCCTGA
- a CDS encoding glucose 1-dehydrogenase, producing MTDKNKLSDKTVIITGGARGLGAEAARLAVAGGAHVVITDVLDDEGAATAAALGARARFMHHDVTSEKDWQRVAEFAVAEFGRIDGLVNNAGVSTGQPLETETVEHFRKVIDINLTAVFIGMKTVIPVMKENGGGSIVNVSSAAGLMGLALTSSYGASKWGVRGLTKVGAVELGTAKIRVNSVHPGMVYTPMTASVGIQQGDGNYPNTPMGRVGEAPEIAEAVTFLLSDAASYITGAELAVDGGWTTGPTVKYVMGK from the coding sequence ATGACCGACAAGAACAAGCTCAGCGACAAGACCGTCATCATCACCGGCGGCGCCCGGGGCCTGGGTGCCGAGGCCGCCCGCCTCGCCGTTGCGGGCGGCGCCCATGTGGTGATCACCGATGTGCTCGACGACGAGGGCGCCGCCACCGCCGCCGCCCTCGGGGCTCGGGCCCGCTTCATGCACCACGACGTGACCTCCGAGAAGGACTGGCAGCGCGTCGCCGAATTCGCCGTCGCCGAGTTCGGGCGGATCGACGGCCTGGTCAACAACGCCGGCGTATCGACCGGTCAGCCGCTGGAGACCGAGACGGTCGAGCACTTCCGCAAGGTCATCGACATCAATCTGACGGCCGTCTTCATCGGCATGAAGACGGTGATCCCGGTGATGAAGGAGAACGGCGGCGGTTCGATCGTCAACGTCTCCTCGGCCGCCGGTCTGATGGGACTCGCCCTGACCTCCAGCTACGGCGCCTCCAAGTGGGGGGTCCGCGGTCTGACGAAGGTCGGCGCGGTGGAGCTCGGCACGGCGAAGATACGGGTGAACTCCGTGCACCCGGGCATGGTCTACACGCCGATGACCGCGTCCGTCGGCATTCAGCAGGGCGACGGCAACTACCCGAACACCCCGATGGGCCGGGTCGGCGAGGCCCCGGAGATCGCGGAGGCGGTCACCTTCCTGCTCTCGGACGCCGCCTCGTACATCACCGGCGCCGAACTGGCCGTGGACGGCGGCTGGACCACGGGCCCGACCGTCAAGTACGTCATGGGCAAGTGA
- a CDS encoding TetR/AcrR family transcriptional regulator, translated as MARTSGQETRDKLIRAAEEIFAAQGTDGAQLRDIVRLAGQSNPSAVQYHFGSRAGLLDAVMEGRQTRTEQVIAPLLDELAGDCGVRELLTALVTAEASLLADDRGRRCLRISAQLSHETGLRTGRLHPALDGTAYGRLIGRIGDCLGALPGPVRLERLDLALTLIGAALADRARQGLDGTRPLTGEEFFLADLVETTTAFLHAPVPGGA; from the coding sequence ATGGCGAGAACGTCAGGGCAAGAGACCAGGGACAAGCTGATCCGCGCGGCCGAGGAGATCTTCGCCGCGCAGGGTACGGACGGCGCCCAACTGCGGGACATCGTCCGACTGGCCGGGCAGAGCAACCCCTCCGCGGTCCAATACCACTTCGGCTCCCGGGCCGGGCTGCTCGACGCGGTGATGGAAGGCCGCCAGACCCGTACCGAACAGGTGATAGCGCCGCTGCTCGACGAGCTGGCCGGGGACTGTGGCGTACGGGAACTGCTCACCGCGCTGGTGACGGCCGAGGCGAGCCTGCTCGCCGACGACCGGGGCCGCCGCTGTCTGCGGATCTCGGCCCAGCTCAGCCATGAGACCGGGCTGCGGACCGGCCGGTTGCACCCCGCCCTGGACGGCACCGCCTACGGGCGGCTGATCGGCCGCATCGGGGACTGCCTGGGCGCACTGCCCGGGCCCGTGCGCCTGGAACGCCTGGACCTGGCGCTCACCCTGATCGGCGCGGCACTGGCCGACCGCGCCCGCCAGGGTCTCGACGGCACCCGGCCGCTTACCGGCGAGGAGTTCTTCCTCGCCGATCTCGTCGAGACCACCACCGCGTTCCTGCACGCGCCCGTGCCCGGCGGCGCGTGA
- a CDS encoding DMT family transporter, whose product MSVLVLVLAVSAACCLGFGFVLQQAAASHAPRSDYLSFRLLLDLMRVPSWLAGIGLMVCGMVLGALALGKGEVSVVEPLLATNLLFAMALSRHRTGQRLGRQGWAGLWLLAGGVAAFLLAGQPQGGEAVTSPLRHWLVIGVVVGIALLLTTFAKRSESAVAPALLAVAAGLLYGLQDALTRVTGERLSDEGWSALVTAWQPYAVAVLGVTGLLLVQSAFETGPLRVSLPPLTASQPLAGIACGVGFLGDQLRTDAGALAWQAVGLVAIVVGIVLLGLHPAMPEGPMSGRREKSLQPN is encoded by the coding sequence GTGTCGGTGCTGGTCCTCGTGCTCGCCGTGAGTGCCGCCTGCTGTCTGGGATTCGGTTTCGTCCTGCAGCAGGCCGCTGCTTCGCACGCTCCGAGGAGCGACTATCTCTCCTTCCGGCTGCTGCTGGACCTGATGCGGGTGCCGAGCTGGCTGGCCGGGATCGGGCTGATGGTCTGCGGCATGGTGCTGGGTGCCCTGGCCCTGGGCAAGGGCGAGGTGTCCGTCGTCGAACCCCTGCTGGCGACCAATCTGCTCTTCGCGATGGCCCTGTCGCGCCATCGCACGGGGCAGCGGCTCGGCCGGCAGGGCTGGGCCGGGCTCTGGCTGCTGGCGGGCGGAGTCGCCGCCTTCCTGCTGGCGGGTCAGCCGCAGGGCGGCGAGGCGGTGACCAGTCCGCTGCGGCACTGGCTGGTCATCGGCGTAGTCGTGGGAATCGCCCTGCTGCTCACCACCTTCGCCAAACGCTCGGAGTCCGCAGTCGCCCCGGCGTTGCTCGCGGTGGCGGCGGGGCTGCTGTACGGACTCCAGGACGCCCTCACCCGGGTCACCGGCGAGCGGCTTTCCGACGAGGGCTGGTCGGCGCTGGTGACGGCGTGGCAGCCGTACGCGGTGGCGGTGCTGGGGGTGACGGGTCTGCTCCTGGTGCAGAGCGCGTTCGAGACGGGCCCACTGCGGGTCTCACTGCCTCCGCTGACCGCATCCCAGCCGCTGGCCGGGATCGCCTGCGGGGTCGGCTTCCTCGGCGACCAGTTGCGTACCGACGCCGGCGCACTGGCCTGGCAGGCGGTGGGCCTCGTGGCGATCGTCGTCGGGATCGTGCTGCTGGGACTGCATCCGGCGATGCCGGAGGGGCCCATGAGTGGGCGCCGGGAAAAGAGCCTCCAGCCGAACTGA
- a CDS encoding FAD-binding dehydrogenase, which produces MAYDADVIVIGAGLAGLVATAELVDAGRSVILLDQEPEQSIGGQAHWSFGGLFLVDSPEQRRMRIKDSHELALQDWLGTAGFDRKEDHWPRKWAEAYVDFAAGEKRSWLHAQGLRLFPVVGWAERGGYDATGHGNSVPRFHITWGTGPGVVAPFERRVRAGVAKGLVQFGFRHRVTGLGRTAGAVDTVSGEILEPSAAARGTASSRVTTGTFELKAQAVIVTSGGIGGNHDLVRKQWPPRLGTPPAKMLSGVPAHVDGLMLGITEEAGAHHINRDRMWHYTEGIENWNPIWAKHGIRILPGPSSLWLDARGKRLPVPLFPGFDTLGTLEHIMKSGHDYTWFVLDQKIIGKEFALSGSEQNPDLTGKSIRDVIGRARADVPAPVKAFMDHGVDFVVEKDLGALVRGMNALTDEPLIDEAELRREITARDREIANPFTKDLQITAIRGARTYLGDKLIRTAAPHRILDPKAGPLIAVRLNILTRKSLGGLETDLSSRVLTEDGTPLPGVYAAGEAAGFGGGGVHGYRSLEGTFLGGCIFSGRAAGRAAAQATS; this is translated from the coding sequence ATGGCGTACGACGCTGATGTGATCGTTATCGGGGCGGGGCTCGCGGGTCTGGTGGCCACCGCCGAGCTGGTCGACGCGGGCCGCTCGGTGATCCTGCTCGACCAGGAGCCCGAACAGTCGATCGGCGGCCAGGCACACTGGTCCTTCGGCGGTCTCTTCCTCGTCGACTCGCCCGAGCAGCGCCGGATGCGGATCAAGGACAGCCATGAGCTGGCCCTGCAGGACTGGCTCGGCACGGCGGGCTTCGACCGCAAGGAGGACCACTGGCCCCGGAAGTGGGCCGAGGCGTACGTCGACTTCGCGGCCGGTGAGAAGCGCTCCTGGCTGCACGCCCAGGGGCTGCGGCTCTTTCCCGTCGTCGGCTGGGCGGAGCGTGGCGGCTACGACGCGACCGGCCACGGCAACTCCGTACCGCGCTTCCACATCACCTGGGGCACCGGCCCCGGCGTCGTCGCCCCCTTCGAGCGCCGGGTCCGCGCGGGCGTCGCCAAGGGCCTCGTACAGTTCGGGTTCCGCCACCGGGTCACCGGTCTCGGCCGCACCGCGGGCGCCGTCGACACGGTGAGCGGCGAGATCCTGGAGCCGAGCGCTGCCGCCCGGGGCACCGCGAGCAGCCGGGTGACGACCGGCACGTTCGAGCTGAAGGCCCAGGCGGTGATCGTCACCTCCGGCGGCATCGGCGGCAATCACGACCTCGTACGCAAGCAGTGGCCCCCACGGCTCGGCACCCCGCCCGCGAAGATGCTCTCCGGAGTCCCCGCCCATGTCGACGGACTCATGCTCGGCATCACCGAGGAGGCGGGCGCCCACCACATCAACCGCGACCGGATGTGGCACTACACCGAGGGCATCGAGAACTGGAACCCGATCTGGGCCAAGCACGGCATCCGGATCCTGCCGGGACCGTCCTCCCTCTGGCTGGACGCCCGCGGCAAGCGGCTGCCGGTCCCGCTCTTCCCGGGCTTCGACACCCTCGGCACCCTCGAACACATCATGAAGTCCGGCCACGACTACACCTGGTTCGTCCTCGACCAGAAGATCATCGGCAAGGAGTTCGCGCTCTCCGGCTCCGAGCAGAACCCGGACCTGACCGGAAAGTCGATCCGCGACGTGATCGGCCGGGCCCGCGCGGACGTACCGGCCCCGGTGAAGGCTTTCATGGACCACGGGGTGGACTTCGTGGTCGAGAAGGACCTCGGGGCACTGGTCCGCGGGATGAACGCGCTCACCGACGAGCCGCTGATCGATGAGGCCGAACTGCGCCGCGAGATCACCGCACGCGACCGCGAGATCGCCAACCCCTTCACCAAGGACCTCCAGATCACCGCGATCCGCGGGGCCCGCACCTATCTCGGCGACAAGCTGATCCGTACGGCGGCACCGCACCGCATCCTCGACCCCAAGGCCGGCCCGCTCATCGCGGTACGGCTCAACATCCTGACCCGCAAGTCGCTCGGTGGACTGGAGACGGACCTGTCCTCCCGGGTGCTGACCGAGGACGGCACGCCCCTGCCCGGTGTGTACGCGGCGGGGGAGGCGGCAGGTTTCGGTGGCGGCGGGGTGCACGGGTACCGCTCCCTCGAAGGGACCTTCCTCGGCGGCTGCATCTTCTCCGGCCGGGCGGCGGGGCGGGCGGCGGCGCAGGCCACGTCCTAG
- a CDS encoding ASCH domain-containing protein → MSNREPLKPFLLAFPGPLRDRLVGAVLAGAKVSTTGLLAEYEAEKEELPPVGERSALIDSYGRETAVLEVTEVRVLRLGDVDLQHAIDEGEGDTSVAEWRAGHEKFWHSQEMREALGDPEFTVDDDTMVVAERFRVVELLDPVVGAAER, encoded by the coding sequence ATGTCGAACCGTGAACCTCTCAAGCCCTTTCTGCTCGCCTTCCCCGGCCCGCTGCGCGACCGGCTGGTGGGGGCGGTGCTCGCCGGTGCGAAGGTGTCGACGACCGGGCTGCTCGCGGAGTACGAGGCGGAGAAGGAGGAGTTGCCTCCGGTGGGTGAGCGGTCCGCGCTGATCGACTCGTACGGCCGGGAGACCGCGGTGCTGGAGGTGACGGAGGTGCGGGTGCTGCGTCTCGGCGACGTCGATCTTCAGCATGCGATCGACGAGGGCGAGGGCGACACCTCGGTGGCCGAGTGGCGCGCGGGTCACGAGAAGTTCTGGCACAGCCAGGAGATGCGGGAGGCGCTCGGCGACCCGGAGTTCACGGTCGACGACGACACCATGGTCGTCGCCGAACGGTTCCGGGTCGTCGAGCTGCTGGATCCCGTCGTGGGCGCGGCGGAACGGTAG
- a CDS encoding molybdopterin-dependent oxidoreductase: MLGLGAAGVVAAPVLQRTLESGLGAVADKDPTGLTGLLPNGGGFRYYSVASSVPEKGADDYRLTVDGLVDHPATYTLDALKALPQTRMVRDVQCVTGWRVPETPFEGVRLSALLDEAGVRPGAKAVRFTCFDGTYSESLTLAQARRADVLVALRMQDRPLAHSHGGPVRLYVAPMYFYKSAKWLSGITLTDSVRPGYWEELGYDVDAWVGRSNGRDDAPTT; the protein is encoded by the coding sequence ATGCTCGGTCTCGGCGCCGCCGGAGTCGTTGCCGCGCCCGTGCTGCAACGCACGCTGGAATCCGGACTGGGCGCGGTCGCCGACAAGGATCCCACCGGCCTGACCGGCCTGCTTCCCAACGGCGGCGGCTTCCGCTACTACTCCGTCGCCTCGTCCGTACCGGAGAAAGGCGCGGACGACTACCGGCTGACCGTCGACGGGCTGGTCGACCACCCGGCCACGTACACCCTGGACGCCCTGAAGGCGTTGCCGCAGACCCGCATGGTCCGCGATGTCCAGTGCGTCACCGGCTGGCGGGTGCCCGAGACCCCCTTCGAGGGGGTACGCCTCTCGGCGCTGCTGGACGAGGCGGGCGTACGGCCCGGGGCGAAGGCCGTTCGCTTCACCTGCTTCGACGGCACCTACAGCGAGAGCCTCACCCTCGCGCAGGCCCGCCGCGCCGATGTGCTGGTCGCGCTGCGTATGCAGGACCGGCCGCTGGCCCACTCCCACGGGGGCCCGGTCCGGCTCTATGTGGCCCCGATGTACTTCTACAAGTCGGCGAAATGGCTCTCCGGGATCACCCTCACCGACTCCGTACGGCCCGGCTACTGGGAGGAGCTCGGCTATGACGTCGACGCCTGGGTCGGCCGGTCCAACGGCCGCGACGACGCCCCCACCACCTGA
- a CDS encoding cytochrome b/b6 domain-containing protein encodes MTSTPGSAGPTAATTPPPPDPAERVRRFSGAERWVHRTTATLMLLCVASAACLYVPQLAELVGRRHLVVTVHEWSGVLTPVPFLAGLLSRAFRADLSRLNRFGPHDRQWLRAVWRRDHRPEARPAGKFNAGQKLYAAWIAGAVLVMTGTGALMWFTGVAPLMWRTSATFVHDWLALAIGIVLAGHVAMALADPEARRGMRTGSVERHWARSQHALWGEDRAGSRSPGPVRRTRAGGTTPGAAPRGVAETPE; translated from the coding sequence ATGACGTCGACGCCTGGGTCGGCCGGTCCAACGGCCGCGACGACGCCCCCACCACCTGACCCCGCGGAGCGTGTGCGGCGCTTCAGCGGTGCGGAGCGCTGGGTGCACCGCACCACGGCCACGCTGATGCTGCTGTGCGTGGCGAGTGCGGCGTGTCTGTACGTACCCCAGCTCGCCGAGCTCGTCGGCCGCCGCCACCTGGTGGTCACCGTGCACGAGTGGTCCGGGGTACTGACCCCCGTACCGTTCCTGGCCGGTCTGCTGTCACGGGCGTTCCGGGCCGACCTGTCCCGGCTCAACCGCTTCGGACCGCACGACCGTCAGTGGCTACGGGCCGTATGGCGCCGCGACCACCGGCCCGAGGCGCGTCCGGCCGGAAAGTTCAACGCCGGGCAGAAGCTGTACGCGGCCTGGATCGCGGGCGCGGTGCTGGTGATGACCGGCACCGGCGCGCTGATGTGGTTCACCGGCGTCGCGCCGCTGATGTGGCGCACGAGCGCGACCTTCGTCCACGACTGGCTGGCGCTCGCGATCGGGATCGTGCTGGCCGGGCACGTGGCGATGGCGCTCGCCGACCCGGAGGCACGCCGTGGCATGCGCACCGGGTCGGTCGAGCGCCATTGGGCACGGTCACAGCATGCGCTGTGGGGGGAGGACCGTGCGGGCAGCCGCTCGCCGGGGCCTGTGCGGCGGACCAGGGCCGGGGGCACGACGCCTGGCGCGGCACCCCGCGGCGTTGCCGAAACGCCCGAATAG
- a CDS encoding GntP family permease, whose product MTSLSVEMLAADAVEPITSAGNAQLGIAVLAGIAVIVLLITKFKMHAFLALTIGSLALGSFAGAAPAKTIASFTAGLGSTVAGVGVLIALGAILGKLLADSGGADQIVDTILAKASGRAMPWAMVLIASIIGLPLFFEVGIVLMIPVVLLVAKRGNYSLMRIGIPALAGLSVMHGLIPPHPGPLVAIDALGANLGVTLALGVLVAIPTVIIAGPVFSRYAARWVDIKAPEKMIPQRPSEDLDRRPSFGATLATILLPVVLMLVKALVDIVVDDPQQGVQRVTDVIGSPLIALLAAVIVGMFTLGRAAGFTKGRLSTTVEKSLAPIAGVLLIVGAGGGFKQTLIDAGVGQMILDFSKDWSIPALLLGWLIAVAIRLATGSATVATISAAGLVAPLAADMSTSHAALLVLAVGAGSLFFSHVNDAGFWLVKEYFGMNVGQTVKTWSVMETIISVVSLAFILLLSLVL is encoded by the coding sequence GTGACCAGTCTCAGCGTCGAGATGCTGGCAGCGGATGCCGTCGAACCGATCACTTCGGCAGGCAACGCGCAGTTGGGCATCGCAGTACTGGCGGGCATCGCCGTCATCGTTCTGCTCATCACCAAGTTCAAGATGCACGCGTTTCTCGCGCTGACCATCGGCTCGCTGGCGCTCGGCTCGTTCGCCGGCGCCGCACCGGCCAAGACGATCGCCAGCTTCACCGCCGGCCTCGGCTCGACCGTCGCGGGTGTCGGTGTCCTCATTGCGCTCGGCGCCATTCTGGGCAAGCTGCTCGCCGACTCCGGCGGCGCGGACCAGATCGTCGACACGATCCTCGCGAAGGCGAGCGGGCGGGCCATGCCGTGGGCGATGGTCCTGATCGCCTCGATCATCGGTCTGCCGCTGTTCTTCGAGGTCGGGATCGTGCTGATGATCCCGGTGGTGCTGCTCGTCGCCAAGCGCGGCAACTACTCCCTGATGCGGATCGGTATCCCGGCGCTGGCCGGACTCTCCGTGATGCACGGGCTGATTCCGCCGCACCCCGGCCCGCTGGTGGCGATCGACGCCCTCGGCGCCAACCTCGGTGTCACGCTCGCGCTCGGTGTGCTGGTCGCAATCCCGACCGTGATCATCGCGGGGCCGGTCTTCTCCCGTTACGCAGCGCGCTGGGTGGACATCAAGGCTCCGGAGAAGATGATTCCGCAGCGTCCTTCGGAGGATCTGGACCGTCGGCCCAGCTTCGGCGCCACCCTGGCGACGATTCTGCTGCCCGTCGTGCTGATGCTGGTCAAGGCCCTGGTCGACATCGTCGTGGACGACCCGCAGCAGGGTGTCCAGCGGGTCACCGATGTGATCGGCTCGCCGCTGATCGCGCTGCTCGCGGCCGTCATAGTCGGCATGTTCACACTGGGCCGGGCGGCCGGTTTCACCAAGGGCCGGCTCTCCACCACCGTCGAGAAGTCCCTCGCCCCGATCGCGGGTGTGCTGCTGATCGTGGGTGCGGGCGGCGGTTTCAAGCAGACCCTCATCGACGCCGGTGTGGGCCAGATGATCCTGGACTTCTCCAAGGACTGGTCGATCCCGGCACTGCTGCTGGGCTGGCTGATCGCCGTCGCGATCCGGCTCGCGACCGGTTCGGCGACCGTGGCCACCATCTCGGCGGCCGGTCTGGTCGCCCCGCTGGCCGCCGACATGTCGACGTCGCACGCCGCTCTGCTGGTCCTCGCCGTCGGCGCGGGCTCGCTCTTCTTCAGCCATGTCAATGACGCCGGGTTCTGGCTGGTGAAGGAGTACTTCGGCATGAACGTCGGCCAGACGGTGAAGACCTGGTCGGTGATGGAGACCATCATCTCCGTGGTCTCGCTGGCCTTCATCCTGCTGCTGTCGCTAGTCCTCTAG
- a CDS encoding gluconokinase, with protein sequence MSTPHVVVVMGVAGTGKTTIGPLLAAELGVPYAEGDDFHPAANIAKMSAGTPLDDSDRWPWLDAIGQWAHGRAGLGGVVSSSALKRVYRDRLRAEAPGAVFLHLTGDRALIEERMAERKGHFMPTALLDSQFATLQPLQEDEAGVSVDVSGTPEEITQRAVAALRRLDS encoded by the coding sequence ATGAGCACCCCCCACGTCGTCGTGGTGATGGGCGTTGCAGGGACCGGCAAGACCACGATCGGCCCCCTGCTCGCCGCCGAACTCGGCGTTCCGTACGCCGAGGGCGATGACTTCCATCCCGCGGCGAACATCGCCAAGATGTCGGCCGGTACCCCACTGGACGACTCCGACCGGTGGCCCTGGCTCGATGCGATCGGTCAGTGGGCGCACGGCCGGGCGGGGCTCGGCGGGGTGGTGAGCAGCTCGGCGCTCAAGCGGGTCTACCGGGACCGGCTGCGTGCCGAGGCCCCCGGTGCCGTCTTCCTCCATCTGACCGGCGACCGGGCTCTGATCGAGGAGCGCATGGCGGAGCGCAAGGGCCACTTCATGCCCACCGCACTGCTCGACTCGCAGTTCGCCACCCTGCAGCCGCTGCAGGAGGACGAGGCCGGAGTCTCGGTCGATGTGTCCGGCACCCCCGAAGAAATCACCCAGCGAGCCGTCGCCGCGTTGCGCCGGCTCGATAGCTAA